From a region of the Eublepharis macularius isolate TG4126 chromosome 7, MPM_Emac_v1.0, whole genome shotgun sequence genome:
- the EXOSC4 gene encoding exosome complex component RRP41 encodes MAGLELLSEQGFRLDGRRAGELRQLRARMGVFAQADGSAYLEQGNTKALAVVYGPHELRGSRGKAPHAQALVNCQYSMATFSTAERKRRPHGDRASAEMSLHLKQTFEAALLTRLFPRSQIDIYVQILQADGGNYCAAVNAATLALLDAGIPMRDYVCACSAGFLEDTALADLNYVEEAAGGPQLALALLPQAQHIALLELNARLHQDHLPRVLDAATQACRHLHALLDRVVREHLRDAAALLGK; translated from the exons ATGGCGGGGCTGGAGCTGCTGTCGGAGCAGGGCTTCCGCCTGGACGGGCGGCGCGCCGGGGAGCTGCGGCAGCTGCGCGCCCGCATGGGCGTCTTCGCGCAGGCCGACGGCTCGGCCTACCTGGAGCAGGGCAACACCAAGGCGCTGGCCGTCGTCTACGGGCCCCACGAG CTGCGCGGCTCCCGCGGGAAGGCGCCGCACGCCCAGGCGCTGGTGAACTGCCAGTACAGCATGGCCACCTTCAGCACGGCCGAGCGCAAGCGGCGCCCGCACGGGGACCGCGCCTCGGCCGAGATGAGCCTCCACCTCAAGCAGACCTTCGAGGCCGCCCTCCTCACGCGCCTCTTCCCGCGCTCGCAGATCGACATCTACGTGCAG ATCCTGCAGGCGGACGGCGGCAACTACTGCGCGGCGGTGAACGCGGCCACGCTGGCGCTGCTGGACGCCGGCATCCCCATGCGCGACTACGTGTGCGCCTGCTCGGCCGGCTTCCTGGAGGACACCGCCCTGGCCGACCTGAACTACGTGGAGGAGGCGGCCGGCGGGCCCcagctggccctggccctgctgcCCCAGGCCCAGCACATCGCCCTGCTGGAGCTCAACGCCCGCCTGCACCAGGACCACCTGCCGCGCGTCCTCGACGCCGCCACCCAGGCCTGCCGCCACCTCCACGCCCTGCTCGACCGCGTCGTGCGCGAGCACCTGCGCGACGCCGCCGCCCTGCTGGGCAAGTga
- the OPLAH gene encoding 5-oxoprolinase → MARPAAGRFQFAIDRGGTFTDVFARCPGGRARVLKLLSEDPRSYRDAPTEGIRRVLQQECGLPFPRDQPLDTSCIEWIRMGTTVATNALLERKGERLALLVTKGFRDLLYIGTQARPRIFDLAVSMPEMLYEEIVEVDERLILQQEGCQLFGGSQAVTGLTGDSLVVQRPVDLEALRGPLKELLAKGIRSLAVALLHSYAWPNHEQQVGALARELGFQQVSLSSEVMPMVRAVPRGYTACADAYLTPCISRYLEGFRAGFASRLQGVPVLFMRSDGGLTPMDAFSGSRAILSGPAGGVVGYAVATYRREDGQPVIGFDMGGTSTDVSRYAGEYEHVFEATTAGISIQAPQLDINTVAAGGGSQLFFRSGLFVVGPESAGAHPGPTCYRKGGPLTVTDANLCLGRLLPEYFPCIFGPHEDQPLSRDATLHAFQELAANINAFLGPCSALSVEEVAMGFIRVANEAMCRPIRALTQARGHDTSHHVLACFGGAGGQHACAIARTLGMSKVFIHKYSGILSAYGLALADVVHEAQEPCALPYAPEAYAQLDERIAALAEECVRALEAQGFTRSQISTEAFLHLRYERTDCALMCSAKGYPATPTSCRSGNFGASFAARYWQEFGFTIPSRAILVDDVRVRGTATTGPGPEEPVPASEAAARVEKVARCYFEGGYQDTNIYLLAQLSWGHRIPGPSILIDQNSTILVEPGCTAVVTRLGDICITVGSGVVRPVGPEADPIQLSIFSHRFMSIAEQMGRILQRTAISTNIKERLDFSCALFGPDGGLVSNAPHIPVHLGAMQETVQFQIRSLGSDLHEGDVILSNHPCAGGSHLPDLTVITPVFWPGEPRPVFFVASRGHHADIGGITPGSMPPHSHSLQEEGAVFISFKLVKDGVFQEEEVTKALMAPGLIPGSSGTRSLQDNLSDLRAQVAANQKGIHLVNELIGHYGLEVVQAYMAHIQANAEVAVQEMLRDFSRRQGEAGQPLLVEAEDFMDDGSPIRLEVAVDPKEGKAVFDFTGSGHEVHGNCNAPRAVTLSALIYCLRCMVGQDIPLNQGCLAPVRAVVPKGSILDPSLDAAVVGGNVLTSQRVVDVILRAFGACAASQGCMNNVTFGNERVSYYETVAGGSGAGPGWHGRSGVHTHMTNTRITDPEILEKRYPVILKRFELARGTGGAGQFRGGDGIRRELQFREEVVLSVLSERRAFRPYGLKGGEPGSPGLNLLIRQDGRILNLGGKTSVTVHAGDIFSLQTPGGGGFGPPTEAVQAEERQGAPPRARHFAERGSLCDYRLAQETA, encoded by the exons ATGGCGCGGCCGGCGGCGGGCCGCTTCCAGTTCGCCATCGACCGCGGCGGCACCTTCACCGACGTGTTCGCCCGCTGCCCCGGGGGCCGCGCCCGCGTGCTGAAGCTGCTCTCCGAGGACCCGCGCAGCTACCGCGACGCCCCCACCGAGGGCATCCGCCGCGTCCTGCAGCAG GAGTGCGGCCTCCCGTTCCCAAGAGACCAGCCCTTGGACACGTCGTGCATTGAGTGGATCCGCATGGGCACCACGGTGGCCACCAACGCCCTGCTGGAGAGGAAGGGGGAGCGCCTGGCGTTGCTCGTCACAAAGGGCTTCCGGGACCTGCTGTACATCGGCACCCAGGCCCGGCCCAGGATCTTTGACCTG GCAGTGTCCATGCCAGAGATGCTGTATGAAGAAATCGTGGAAGTGGACGAACGCCTGATTCTTCAGCAGGAGGGATGCCAGCTTTTTGGTGGTAGCCAGGCAGTCACAG GTTTAACGGGTGACTCCTTGGTGGTGCAGAGACCGGTGGACTTGGAGGCCCTGCGGGGGCCACTGAAGGAACTGTTGGCTAAGGGGATCCGCAGCCTGGCCGTGGCGCTTCTCCACTCCTATGC GTGGCCGAACCATGAGCAGCAGGTGGGGGCCCTGGCCCGGGAACTGGGCTTCCAGCAGGTGTCGCTCTCCTCCGAGGTGATGCCGATGGTGCGGGCCGTGCCTCGTGGCTACACAGCATGTGCCGACGCCTACCTTACCCCTTGCATCAGCCGCTACCTTGAAGGGTTTCGGGCTGGCTTTGCTTCCCGGCTccag GGCGTGCCTGTCTTGTTCATGCGCTCCGACGGTGGCCTCACCCCCATGGACGCCTTCAGTGGGTCTCGCGCCATCCTCTCGGGGCCAGCAGGCGGAGTTGTGGGCTACGCGGTCGCTACCTACCGCAGGGAGGACGGGCAGCCCGTCATCGGCTTTGACATGGGAG GCACGTCCACGGACGTGAGCCGCTACGCGGGGGAGTATGAACATGTCTTTGAGGCCACCACGGCCGGCATCAGCATCCAGGCCCCACAGCTCGACATCAACACCGTGGCAGCAGGAGGCGGCTCGCAGCTCTTCTTCAG GTCGGGACTCTTTGTCGTTGGCCCGGAGTCTGCAGGGGCCCATCCTGGCCCCACGTGCTACCGGAAGG GAGGGCCTCTGACTGTGACAGATGCCAACCTGTGCCTGGGCCGTCTTCTGCCCGAATATTTTCCTTGTATCTTTGGGCCACATGAAGACCAACCGCTCTCACGGGACGCCACCCTGCATGCCTTTCAGGAGCTCGCTGCCAACATCAACGCCTTCTTGGGGCCCTGCTCAGCCCTCAGtgtagaggaggtggccatgggCTTCATCCGAGTGGCCAACGAAGCCATGTGCAGGCCTATCCGGGCCTTGACGCAG GCACGGGGCCACGATACGTCGCATCACGTGCTCGCCtgctttggcggcgctggggggcAGCACGCCTGTGCCATTGCTCGGACCTTGGGCATGAGCAAAGTCTTCATCCACAA GTACAGCGGGATCCTATCGGCCTATGGACTGGCTCTGGCCGACGTGGTGCACGAAGCCCAGGAGCCCTGCGCCCTGCCCTACGCCCCCGAGGCCTACGCCCAGCTGGATGAACGCATCGCAGCCCTGGCAGAGGAGTGTGTCCGAGCTCTGGAGGCCCAGGGCTTCACCCG GTCCCAGATCAGCACGGAGGCCTTCCTTCACCTGCGCTACGAGCGAACGGACTGTGCACTCATGTGCTCGGCTAAGGGCTACCCGGCCACTCCCACCTCCTGCCGCTCCGGCAACTTTGGCGCTTCCTTCGCTGCCAG ATACTGGCAGGAGTTTGGCTTCACCATCCCCAGCCGAGCCATCCTGGTGGATGACGTCAGGGTGAGGGGCACGGCTACAACTGGGCCGGGCCCAGAAGAACCGGTCCCTGCCAGTGAAGCAGCTGCACGCGTGGAGAAG GTGGCTCGCTGTTATTTTGAAGGTGGCTACCAGGACACCAACATCTACCTGCTGGCGCAGCTCTCCTGGGGCCACCGCATCCCGGGCCCCAGTATCCTTATCGATCAGAACAG CACCATCCTGGTTGAGCCGGGCTGCACTGCGGTCGTGACCCGCCTTGGTGACATCTGCATCACAGTGGGATCTGGGGTGGTACGTCCCGTTGGCCCCGAGGCTGACCCCATCCAGCTGTCCATCTTCTCCCACCGCTTCATGAGCATTGCAG AGCAGATGGGACGCATCCTGCAGCGCACAGCCATCTCTACCAACATCAAGGAGCGACTGGACTTCTCCTGTGCCCTCTTTGGGCCGGATGGGGGGCTGGTGTCCAATGCCCCTCACATCCCAGTCCATTTGGGGGCCATGCAAGAAACCGTGCAGTTTCAG ATCCGGAGCCTGGGCTCAGACCTCCATGAGGGGGACGTGATCCTGAGCAACCACCCGTGTGCCGGTGGCAGCCACCTGCCGGATCTGACGGTCATCACTCcg GTGTTTTGGCCGGGAGAGCCCAGGCCCGTGTTCTTTGTGGCCAGCCGGGGGCACCATGCGGACATTGGGGGCATCACTCCTGGCTCGATGCCCCCCCACTCACActccttgcaggaggagggggccgTCTTCATTTCCTTCAAGCTAGTCAAGGATGGAGTCTTCCAAGAGGAGG AGGTCACCAAGGCGCTGATGGCTCCGGGGCTTATTCCTGGCAGTAGCGGCACGCGCAGTCTCCAGGACAATCTCTCTGACCTACGTGCTCAGGTGGCAGCCAATCAGAAGGGGATCCACTTGGTGAATGAGCTGATTGGTCACTATGGGTTGGAGGTGGTGCAGGCCTACATGGCTCACATCCAG GCCAACGCAGAAGTGGCAGTTCAGGAGATGCTGCGGGACTTTTCCAGGCGCCAGGGAGAGGCGGGGCAGCCCTTGCTGGTGGAGGCAGAGGACTTCATGGACGATGGCTCCCCCATCCGCCTAGAGGTGGCCGTGGACCCCAAGGAG GGCAAGGCCGTCTTTGATTTCACGGGGTCTGGCCATGAGGTCCATGGGAACTGCAACGCACCCCGGGCCGTCACCCTGTCAGCCCTGATCTACTGCTTGCGCTGCATGGTGGGGCAGGACATACCACTCAACCAG GGCTGCCTGGCTCCGGTGAGGGCTGTCGTCCCCAAGGGCTCCATCCTGGACCCCTCCCTAGACGCCGCTGTGGTGGGGGGCAACGTGCTGACCTCCCAGCGGGTGGTCGATGTGATCCTCCGAGCCTTCGGGGCATGCGCAGCGTCTCAG GGCTGCATGAATAACGTCACCTTTGGCAACGAGCGTGTCAGCTACTATGAGACGGTGGCTGGGGGCTCGGGGGCAGGGCCTGGCTGGCACGGAAGGAGCGGCGTGCACACCCACATGACCAACACGCGCATCACGGAccctgagatcttggagaagcG GTATCCTGTGATCTTGAAGCGTTTTGAACTGGCCCGAGGCACGGGGGGCGCTGGGCAATTCCGAGGTGGCGACGGGATCCGGCGGGAGCTGCAGTTCCGGGAAGAGGTGGTCCTGTCGGTGCTGAGCGAGCGGCGAGCCTTCCGGCCGTACGGGCTGAAAG GTGGGGAACCCGGCTCCCCAGGGCTGAACCTGCTGATTCGTCAGGATGGCCGGATCCTCAACCTGGGTGGGAAGACATCCGTGACTGTGCATGCCGGG GACATCTTCAGCCTGCAGACCCCCGGAGGAGGCGGCTTTGGACCACCCACGGAGGCTGTGCAAGCCGAGGAGAGGCAGGGGGCGCCCCCCAGAGCAAGGCACTTTGCAGAGCGCGGCAGCCTCTGTGACTATCGCCTGGCCCAGGAGACGGCGTGA